A stretch of Stenotrophomonas indicatrix DNA encodes these proteins:
- a CDS encoding ESPR-type extended signal peptide-containing protein, whose translation MNKIYRRLWSAARQCWVVASELTRRKGRSAGGVQGGLLASVLIGSLSTTASAAIFYGCDGGVSGIVRCAPFVGHEDMGNANASSRSSYYLSMGGGAWTDGLYSTSFGNRTSAEGDKNSVFGYGAVAKKGYASVFGAHAVGDGIGAIAFGHNAKAYTENSIAVGSGSRTNEGAGVSKIAIGGDAYAGTAGWTGAIALGGKARAEFDGLAMGYEAKATANGTVALGRGSVANEGNTISVGNTNTKRRIVNVGDARLNATSTDAVTGKQLYQLSTATSGLISQASTGGAVRIGAENTGTTLTVSNKSGAARYLNGVRNGTLSATSTDAVTGQQLFATNQNVTAATNRINARALSLGEGATAESVAYGVSTALGYNAKSYNGQSVAVGFDARAGVDAAGNKVVNLNAGVSLGSRSRSGNGAVAAGLQASAVGDRAIAIGHEASADVIHATAIGYQSEASAGHSIALGRGTHASGLYATAMGNLARASAESAVAIGDRSLAQHNGSVALGNGSQTSAANQISVGSSAIKRKLVNLADGTLSTSSTEAVTGKQLNATNANVVTAQNTASAAQVAATGAKTAADSALAKATTLAGLVSQVSTTGNMRIGSENAGTVLDVRNKANANRSISGVADATLSNSSTEAVTGRQLAATNSNVTTAQNTANAAQTAATAAKTTADNALGRATALSGLVSQVSATGNVRLGADNAGTVVDVANKDGAKRRVNNVANGVLSSTSTDVVTGQQLHATNQSVSTQGQSLLLHGQQLATHTQALDAQDQRVATNRADIDQLRTDVDNFDPDLDGVVKFSADRLLVDMEGARISGVAAGDVSSAASTDAVNGGQLFAANEKISALEGAGKFVAIGGGGPADSAAAGLVAVAVGDSARAEAEGAVAVGSFAIAAGKNSVSLGRASSVAAKAEDGFALGVRASVESEKGVAIGAGSSVSEAAFNSVAVGAGSIATEAMTVSVGQGVLKRRVVNVARGVNEGDASTIGQVSDALAMLGGGAGFGSGGDVIAPVYNVQGGTQNSVGDALAVLDGAVLRSDSRVDGVEGQLRATFQQSPSTSAEGIAQVNLAGAQGMVLSNLADGRIAAGSRDAVTGNQLFAVKQDVDRNRSELNALLDASGSGASTAGDAYGVIDYGGATLTGVSDGELSSGSRDVVNGGQLFSTNLRVRELEQTGRFLSVGFDGLSNDAEAGLLGVALGDSAKASTGSEGGVAIGSYSIAQGTNSVALGRGSNVADSAESGFALGVGSNVYANQGVAFGASSRVVAGADGALALGSYSIATESNTASFGNGSVKRRLVNLGRGTGEHDAVTVAQLSESLAALGGGAGLDEDGRVVTPGFNVQGQHQNTINEALATLDSAVVTTGSRVDRVETQLRSVFQESPSVRSDGAAQLTLAGANGMVISNVANGLIAAGSREAVNGGQLHAAQQQLNGRIDGLEQRVDGQPQARAMATASAAPTEEIMPSPEASGSPQVASAGEGASPAPQPKSKKDDSPAPTPQVDTAELEKMLARANEYTDGAISNFERRLDKMDKRFNRMAAMSSAQTAMAMNTAGLATYNRLGAGVGYAEGESAMAVGYQRVLNDKGSATFSLNGAFTNSGERSMGVGVGIGW comes from the coding sequence ATGAACAAGATCTATCGACGACTCTGGTCCGCCGCCCGCCAATGCTGGGTGGTGGCAAGTGAGCTGACCCGAAGGAAGGGACGCAGCGCGGGAGGTGTCCAAGGCGGCTTGCTGGCATCCGTTTTGATTGGCTCACTTTCCACCACTGCGAGCGCGGCCATTTTCTATGGCTGTGATGGTGGTGTGTCCGGAATTGTCCGCTGCGCTCCGTTCGTTGGGCACGAGGACATGGGAAATGCGAATGCTTCGTCGCGTAGTTCCTACTATCTTTCCATGGGAGGGGGAGCATGGACCGACGGTCTCTACTCCACCAGTTTCGGAAACCGAACGTCTGCCGAGGGTGACAAGAACTCAGTATTTGGCTACGGAGCGGTGGCGAAAAAGGGATATGCCTCGGTATTTGGTGCGCATGCGGTGGGCGATGGTATTGGTGCAATCGCGTTCGGCCACAACGCGAAGGCTTACACCGAAAATTCCATCGCAGTCGGCAGCGGCTCAAGGACAAATGAGGGCGCAGGCGTGTCGAAGATTGCCATCGGCGGTGATGCCTATGCAGGGACCGCTGGTTGGACCGGCGCCATCGCGCTTGGCGGCAAGGCACGTGCCGAGTTCGACGGCCTGGCCATGGGCTACGAGGCCAAGGCTACTGCGAATGGCACGGTGGCACTCGGACGTGGTTCGGTCGCCAACGAAGGCAATACGATATCGGTTGGCAACACCAACACCAAGCGCCGTATCGTCAATGTGGGCGATGCACGCCTGAATGCCACCAGCACAGATGCAGTAACGGGAAAGCAGCTGTATCAGTTGTCGACTGCGACCAGTGGCCTGATCAGCCAGGCGAGCACGGGCGGGGCGGTTCGCATTGGTGCGGAGAACACCGGCACGACACTGACGGTCAGCAATAAAAGTGGTGCTGCCCGCTATCTCAACGGTGTCCGCAACGGCACGCTGAGCGCAACCAGTACCGATGCGGTTACCGGGCAGCAGCTGTTCGCCACCAATCAGAACGTGACGGCGGCAACCAATCGCATCAATGCGAGAGCACTGTCACTGGGTGAAGGCGCAACCGCCGAATCGGTTGCGTACGGGGTGAGTACAGCGCTTGGGTACAATGCCAAAAGCTACAACGGCCAGAGTGTGGCCGTGGGTTTTGACGCCCGTGCTGGTGTGGATGCCGCTGGCAACAAGGTGGTAAACCTGAATGCAGGTGTCTCGCTGGGTTCGCGCAGCCGCAGTGGCAATGGTGCCGTCGCGGCAGGGCTGCAGGCCAGCGCGGTGGGTGATCGTGCCATTGCCATTGGCCATGAGGCATCGGCGGATGTGATTCACGCCACCGCGATCGGATATCAGAGCGAGGCCAGCGCTGGGCACTCCATCGCACTCGGGCGCGGTACCCACGCAAGCGGCCTCTACGCGACGGCCATGGGCAATCTGGCCAGGGCCTCGGCCGAAAGTGCTGTGGCCATTGGTGATCGTTCCCTGGCTCAGCACAATGGTTCGGTGGCGTTGGGCAATGGTTCGCAGACCAGCGCCGCCAATCAGATTTCCGTCGGCAGCAGCGCCATCAAGCGCAAGCTGGTCAATCTGGCCGACGGTACGCTCAGTACGTCCAGCACCGAGGCCGTGACCGGCAAGCAGCTCAACGCTACCAATGCCAACGTGGTCACTGCACAGAATACAGCCAGTGCCGCGCAGGTGGCCGCTACCGGGGCGAAGACCGCAGCCGACAGCGCGCTTGCCAAAGCCACCACCCTGGCCGGCCTGGTGAGCCAGGTGTCCACCACGGGCAATATGCGTATAGGCAGCGAAAATGCCGGTACTGTGTTGGACGTGCGCAACAAGGCCAATGCCAACCGCAGTATCAGCGGGGTTGCCGACGCGACGCTGAGCAACAGCAGCACCGAGGCTGTCACTGGCCGACAGCTTGCGGCTACCAACAGCAACGTAACCACGGCGCAGAACACCGCCAACGCCGCGCAGACGGCGGCAACTGCGGCCAAGACCACTGCGGACAATGCGCTGGGCAGGGCCACAGCGTTGAGTGGTCTGGTCAGCCAGGTATCGGCCACGGGCAATGTGCGCCTGGGCGCAGACAATGCGGGCACCGTGGTGGATGTGGCCAACAAGGACGGCGCGAAGCGGCGCGTCAACAACGTCGCCAATGGCGTGCTGAGCAGCACCAGTACCGATGTCGTGACCGGACAGCAGCTTCATGCCACCAACCAGTCTGTTTCCACGCAGGGCCAGTCACTGTTGCTGCACGGCCAGCAGCTGGCAACGCATACCCAGGCCCTGGACGCGCAGGACCAGCGCGTCGCGACCAACCGCGCCGACATCGATCAGCTTCGTACGGACGTGGACAACTTTGATCCGGATCTGGATGGGGTAGTGAAGTTCAGTGCTGATCGCCTGCTTGTGGACATGGAGGGTGCGCGCATATCGGGAGTGGCGGCGGGGGATGTCAGCTCGGCGGCCAGTACCGATGCCGTGAATGGTGGGCAGTTGTTTGCGGCCAACGAGAAGATCTCGGCACTTGAAGGCGCCGGAAAGTTCGTTGCTATAGGCGGCGGTGGACCGGCCGATAGCGCGGCTGCGGGATTGGTCGCGGTCGCGGTCGGGGATTCGGCGAGGGCCGAGGCTGAAGGAGCGGTGGCCGTTGGTAGTTTCGCGATAGCAGCGGGAAAGAACTCAGTTTCCTTGGGTAGGGCTTCAAGCGTCGCGGCAAAGGCTGAGGATGGCTTCGCGCTAGGAGTCAGGGCATCCGTTGAGTCGGAGAAGGGTGTTGCAATAGGTGCCGGCAGCTCTGTTTCCGAAGCTGCTTTCAACAGTGTCGCCGTGGGCGCCGGCTCCATTGCAACTGAGGCGATGACGGTCTCAGTTGGACAAGGTGTTTTGAAGCGCCGGGTTGTGAATGTCGCTCGGGGTGTGAATGAAGGTGATGCATCGACGATTGGTCAGGTCAGTGACGCACTGGCAATGCTCGGCGGAGGCGCCGGCTTTGGCTCAGGAGGCGATGTCATTGCTCCTGTCTACAATGTACAGGGTGGCACGCAGAACAGCGTAGGTGACGCCTTGGCTGTGCTCGATGGCGCAGTGCTCAGGTCCGATAGCCGAGTAGATGGCGTCGAAGGCCAGCTGCGTGCGACATTCCAACAGTCGCCATCAACCAGCGCAGAAGGAATCGCCCAGGTGAACCTGGCTGGCGCGCAGGGCATGGTTCTGTCGAATCTGGCAGATGGTCGCATTGCTGCGGGTAGTCGTGATGCGGTGACTGGCAATCAGCTGTTTGCAGTCAAGCAGGATGTTGATCGGAACCGAAGCGAACTGAATGCATTGCTTGATGCAAGCGGATCTGGTGCTTCAACTGCCGGGGACGCATACGGCGTGATCGACTACGGCGGCGCCACGCTGACGGGTGTATCAGATGGTGAACTGTCGTCTGGGAGTAGGGATGTTGTGAACGGTGGGCAGCTGTTCTCCACAAATCTGCGCGTGCGAGAGCTGGAGCAGACGGGGCGTTTCCTGAGCGTGGGATTTGACGGCCTGAGCAATGATGCCGAGGCTGGTCTCCTCGGTGTCGCATTGGGGGATTCCGCCAAGGCGTCTACCGGCTCTGAAGGTGGTGTGGCCATCGGGAGTTACTCGATTGCACAAGGGACGAACTCAGTTGCGCTGGGCCGAGGATCTAACGTGGCCGATTCTGCTGAGAGCGGGTTTGCTCTGGGCGTTGGTTCGAATGTCTATGCGAACCAGGGTGTGGCCTTTGGCGCGTCGAGTCGTGTGGTAGCAGGCGCTGATGGAGCGCTCGCGCTGGGTTCCTACTCAATCGCGACCGAATCAAATACGGCTTCATTCGGTAACGGCTCGGTTAAACGGCGTTTGGTGAACCTTGGTCGCGGCACTGGTGAGCATGATGCAGTCACCGTGGCACAGTTGAGCGAGTCGCTAGCTGCACTTGGGGGCGGTGCGGGTCTCGATGAGGATGGTCGTGTCGTCACCCCCGGCTTCAACGTCCAGGGCCAACACCAGAACACCATCAACGAAGCCCTCGCCACGCTCGACTCGGCCGTAGTCACCACCGGCTCCCGTGTCGACCGTGTGGAAACCCAGCTCCGCTCGGTGTTCCAGGAATCTCCGTCCGTCCGCAGCGACGGCGCCGCCCAGCTCACCCTGGCGGGTGCCAACGGCATGGTCATCTCCAACGTCGCCAACGGCTTGATCGCCGCCGGCAGCCGCGAGGCGGTCAACGGTGGCCAGTTGCATGCCGCGCAGCAGCAGCTCAACGGTCGCATCGATGGCCTGGAGCAGCGCGTGGACGGCCAGCCGCAGGCGCGTGCAATGGCCACGGCATCGGCGGCGCCGACCGAAGAGATCATGCCAAGCCCGGAAGCCAGCGGTTCGCCGCAGGTCGCTTCGGCAGGCGAGGGCGCTTCGCCTGCACCGCAGCCGAAGTCGAAGAAGGACGATTCACCCGCGCCCACGCCGCAGGTCGACACCGCCGAGTTGGAAAAGATGCTGGCCCGCGCCAACGAGTACACCGACGGTGCGATCAGCAACTTCGAGCGCCGCCTGGACAAGATGGACAAGCGCTTCAACCGCATGGCGGCGATGAGCAGCGCGCAGACGGCCATGGCCATGAACACCGCCGGCCTGGCCACCTACAACCGCCTTGGCGCGGGCGTGGGCTACGCCGAGGGCGAGTCGGCCATGGCGGTGGGTTACCAGCGCGTGCTCAACGACAAGGGCTCAGCCACCTTCAGCCTCAATGGTGCCTTCACCAACAGCGGTGAACGCAGCATGGGCGTGGGTGTGGGCATCGGTTGGTAA
- a CDS encoding pilus assembly protein has protein sequence MKPLVRCLLPLSLLMALPAHANLTVHPMRTSVDAKKGAQIRIYSQSTQPQYVQASIKRIVNPAGAGEQEVEVEPNEAAIAITPGKFALAGGGNRLIRVIPLQPVEKETAYRVYFEGVRGPERADPAGEGESAQANVGVSLVWGALVNVLPAQSTMDVQVEGNQLRNTGTVRVGITSIADCDGVRCTAHDVSRSLYPGSALELPFPLQPGHTLQLRYRLTRDGYREHLHNVAL, from the coding sequence ATGAAACCCCTAGTCCGCTGCCTGCTGCCGCTGTCGCTGCTGATGGCGTTGCCTGCCCATGCCAATCTCACCGTGCACCCCATGCGTACGTCGGTGGACGCGAAGAAAGGCGCACAGATACGCATCTACTCGCAGTCCACCCAACCGCAGTACGTGCAGGCATCGATCAAGCGCATCGTCAACCCGGCGGGGGCAGGTGAACAGGAGGTTGAGGTGGAGCCGAATGAGGCCGCCATCGCCATCACGCCAGGAAAGTTCGCCCTCGCCGGTGGTGGCAACCGGCTGATCCGTGTGATTCCGCTGCAGCCGGTCGAAAAGGAAACGGCCTACCGCGTGTACTTCGAGGGCGTGCGCGGCCCCGAACGTGCTGACCCTGCAGGCGAGGGTGAGAGTGCCCAGGCCAATGTCGGCGTCAGCCTGGTCTGGGGCGCGCTGGTCAATGTATTGCCCGCGCAATCGACGATGGACGTGCAGGTGGAGGGAAACCAGCTGCGCAACACCGGCACGGTACGCGTGGGCATCACCAGCATCGCTGACTGCGATGGTGTGCGCTGCACCGCACATGACGTCTCGCGCAGCCTGTACCCCGGCAGCGCGCTGGAGCTGCCGTTCCCATTGCAGCCGGGTCACACGCTGCAGCTGCGCTATCGGCTGACCCGCGATGGCTATCGCGAGCACCTGCACAACGTCGCGCTCTGA
- a CDS encoding type 4a pilus biogenesis protein PilO, with product MSKKVDIKNLDFNDIGNWPRNAKIVFCSLIAVVIMFVLWMLLISGKREELAGLESRETELRAEFTKEQERAVNLEPLKQQLAQMEQVLQQMLRQLPSKTEMPDLIIDISQTALSSGLANELFEPEQEQIKEFYAEKPIKLRMVGSYHQFGAFVSGVASLPRVVILTMHDINLKPKDKTGGNIRAGALELSGTVKTYRYLDEAEVAEQQKAEAGKEAKK from the coding sequence ATGAGCAAGAAAGTCGACATCAAGAACCTGGACTTCAACGACATCGGCAATTGGCCGAGGAACGCGAAGATCGTGTTCTGCTCGCTGATTGCCGTGGTGATCATGTTCGTGCTCTGGATGCTGCTGATCAGCGGCAAGCGCGAGGAGCTGGCGGGCCTGGAATCGCGGGAAACCGAGCTGCGTGCCGAGTTCACCAAAGAACAGGAACGCGCGGTCAACCTGGAGCCGTTGAAGCAGCAGCTGGCACAGATGGAGCAGGTGCTGCAGCAGATGCTGCGGCAGCTGCCCAGCAAGACCGAAATGCCGGACCTGATCATCGACATCTCGCAGACCGCGTTGTCCAGCGGCCTGGCCAACGAGCTGTTCGAGCCCGAACAGGAGCAGATCAAGGAGTTCTACGCCGAGAAGCCGATCAAGCTGCGGATGGTGGGCAGTTACCACCAGTTCGGCGCCTTCGTCAGCGGCGTGGCCTCGTTGCCGCGGGTGGTGATCCTGACCATGCACGACATCAACCTCAAGCCGAAGGACAAGACCGGCGGCAACATCCGCGCCGGTGCGCTGGAACTGTCGGGCACGGTCAAGACCTACCGTTACCTGGATGAGGCCGAGGTCGCCGAACAGCAGAAGGCTGAAGCGGGCAAGGAGGCGAAGAAGTGA
- a CDS encoding pilus assembly protein PilM — protein sequence MGLIPKSQSPLIGVDISSTAVKLLQLSRSGNRFRVEHYAVEPLPPNAVVEKNIVEVEAVGEAIRRAMNRSGSKAKLAAAAVAGSAVITKVIPMPADLDENDMEAQIELEAVNYIPYPIEEVNLDFEVIGAIPNNPEMVQVLLAASRSENVELRQSALELGGLQAKVMDVEAFAVENAFALVASELPVSAEGVVALVDIGATMTTLNVLRGGRSLYSREQVFGGKQLTDEIMRRYGLSYEEAGLAKRQGGLPESYEMEVLEPFKEATVQQISRLLQFFYAGSEFNRVDHIVLAGGCAALAGLPEMVEEQLGVPTVVANPLAQMTLGPKVQAHALAQDAPALMIATGLALRSFD from the coding sequence GTGGGGCTCATCCCAAAAAGTCAGTCGCCGCTCATTGGCGTCGACATCAGTTCGACTGCGGTAAAGCTGTTGCAGCTTTCCCGCAGCGGCAACCGTTTCCGTGTGGAACATTATGCCGTGGAACCGCTGCCGCCGAATGCGGTGGTGGAGAAGAACATCGTTGAAGTGGAGGCCGTGGGAGAGGCCATCCGCCGGGCGATGAACCGTTCCGGCAGCAAGGCCAAGCTGGCTGCTGCGGCCGTGGCTGGTTCGGCGGTGATCACCAAGGTGATCCCGATGCCGGCCGACCTGGACGAGAACGACATGGAAGCCCAGATCGAGCTGGAAGCGGTCAACTACATTCCGTATCCGATCGAGGAAGTGAACCTGGACTTCGAGGTGATCGGGGCGATCCCGAACAACCCGGAAATGGTCCAGGTGCTGCTGGCGGCCTCGCGTTCGGAAAACGTCGAGCTGCGCCAGTCCGCACTGGAACTGGGCGGCCTGCAGGCCAAGGTGATGGACGTGGAGGCCTTCGCGGTCGAGAACGCCTTCGCCCTGGTGGCCAGCGAACTGCCGGTGTCGGCCGAGGGCGTGGTTGCGCTGGTCGATATCGGCGCCACCATGACCACCCTCAACGTGCTGCGCGGTGGCCGTAGCCTGTACAGCCGCGAACAGGTGTTCGGTGGCAAGCAGCTGACCGACGAGATCATGCGCCGCTATGGCCTGAGCTACGAGGAAGCCGGTCTGGCCAAGCGCCAGGGCGGGCTGCCGGAAAGCTACGAGATGGAAGTGCTGGAGCCGTTCAAGGAAGCCACGGTCCAGCAGATCAGCCGCCTGCTGCAGTTCTTCTACGCCGGCAGCGAGTTCAACCGCGTCGATCACATCGTGCTGGCTGGCGGCTGTGCTGCCCTTGCAGGCCTGCCGGAGATGGTTGAGGAACAGCTGGGCGTGCCGACCGTGGTCGCCAACCCGCTGGCACAGATGACCCTGGGGCCGAAGGTGCAGGCGCACGCGCTGGCCCAGGACGCCCCCGCGCTGATGATCGCGACCGGTCTGGCGCTGAGGAGCTTTGACTGA
- a CDS encoding PilN domain-containing protein — protein sequence MARINLLPWRAERRKQRQREFGIMLGMAALGGLLLSLLIWFYYDMQVSGQNDRNAYLQTEIDKVKEQNKEIDRLDEQKNRLLARKAVIEQLQAKRSQMVHLFDALVRTIPDGVVLTALQQEGDVLTLEGRTQSNARVSAYMRNLEVSGWMTNPELAIIEAREPEKDKEGRATGPVADIKALPYVFKVKVKLPAQSEEAGATPGLNPDGSVAGTAPVAPTVAPLSAGPDAAAPAAAAPAPGSTPAPAATPATAPAQAPAATPAPATPAPAAPATKPEGSRLAQPPQAFHAPLQGDRA from the coding sequence ATGGCACGCATCAATCTATTGCCCTGGCGCGCCGAACGGCGCAAGCAACGCCAGCGCGAGTTCGGCATCATGCTGGGCATGGCCGCCCTGGGGGGCCTGCTGCTGTCGCTGTTGATCTGGTTCTACTACGACATGCAGGTCAGCGGGCAGAATGACCGCAATGCCTACCTGCAGACCGAGATCGACAAGGTCAAGGAGCAGAACAAGGAAATCGACCGCCTCGACGAGCAGAAGAATCGACTGCTGGCCCGCAAGGCCGTGATCGAGCAGCTGCAGGCCAAGCGTTCGCAGATGGTCCACCTGTTCGATGCGCTGGTCCGCACCATTCCCGATGGTGTGGTGCTCACCGCTCTGCAGCAGGAAGGCGACGTATTGACCCTGGAGGGCCGCACCCAGTCCAACGCCCGTGTCTCGGCGTACATGCGCAACCTCGAAGTTTCCGGCTGGATGACCAATCCGGAACTGGCGATCATCGAGGCGCGTGAGCCGGAGAAGGACAAGGAAGGGCGCGCGACCGGCCCGGTGGCTGACATCAAGGCCTTGCCGTACGTGTTCAAGGTCAAGGTCAAGCTGCCTGCTCAGAGCGAGGAAGCAGGCGCCACGCCGGGCCTGAACCCGGATGGCAGCGTGGCCGGCACCGCGCCTGTGGCACCGACGGTCGCACCGCTCAGCGCCGGGCCCGACGCCGCCGCACCGGCTGCCGCCGCACCAGCGCCGGGATCGACTCCAGCACCGGCAGCTACGCCTGCGACCGCACCTGCACAGGCGCCGGCGGCGACGCCTGCGCCGGCCACGCCTGCACCAGCCGCACCGGCCACCAAGCCTGAGGGCAGCCGCCTGGCGCAGCCGCCGCAGGCCTTCCACGCCCCGCTGCAGGGGGATCGCGCATGA
- a CDS encoding penicillin-binding protein 1A — MTRLRRWLRWIFLVVLVLALVGAAAVGGLYYAVSSKLPDVQTLRDVEMQEPMYVYAADGKLMAVFGETRRTPITMKDVPEKLKQAFLATEDARFYEHGGVDYKGIGRAVWLLATTNDKRVPGGSTITQQVARQFFLSSEYSYTRKLAEILLARKIESELSKDEIFELYLNKSFFGNRAYGVAAAAEFYYGKKLGELDLDEMASLAGIPKFPSSGNPISNPERARQRRDNYVLQRMADLKFVSQAEADAAKAVPMHATAHEPPVQVDAPYVAELVRQEMIARFGGDVVNKGYHVTTTIDSTLQTAANLSVRDGLLLYDHRHGWHGVEKQVQLGAGDDATALAEHLRGMFGQAGLLPAIVASTGADGSATVVLANRSEIVLPAGAAKWTNKSPAKLVQRGDIVRVRAGAKEGEWLLDQLPRGQSALVSLDAHSGALKALVGGFSFSGNKFNRATQARRQPGSSFKPFVYAAAFDKGYNPASIVLDAPVVFRDRRGKTWAPQNDGGGFRGPMRLREALVQSRNLVSVRLLDGMGVDYARKYISQFGFAESELPPNLSMSLGTASLTPLSVARGYAVFANGGSRVDTWLIDQVNDRDGNLVFKENPAMACRDCAGSSDQPVNQVVDGFNFGAPAPKVDATAAAKPEAKTETPAAPANPDARTAPRAIDARTAYQLVSMMRDVVQRGTGAQAKVLGREDVGGKTGSTNDHRDAWFSGFGGPYVTTVWVGRDDFRSLGYREYGGKAALPIWIDYMRTALKDTPIAQNEPPSGMVQATLNGAVEWVKVEDMDRLTDYDLNLQSTPQADAAAFDIF, encoded by the coding sequence ATGACCCGTCTCCGCCGCTGGCTGCGCTGGATCTTTCTTGTTGTCCTGGTCCTGGCGCTGGTCGGAGCGGCCGCCGTTGGCGGCCTGTACTACGCCGTTTCTTCCAAGCTTCCCGACGTGCAGACCCTGCGCGACGTGGAAATGCAGGAGCCGATGTACGTCTACGCTGCCGACGGCAAGCTGATGGCGGTGTTCGGCGAGACCCGGCGTACCCCCATCACCATGAAGGACGTGCCGGAGAAGCTGAAGCAGGCGTTCCTGGCCACCGAGGATGCCCGCTTCTACGAGCACGGCGGCGTGGACTACAAGGGCATCGGTCGCGCGGTGTGGCTGCTGGCCACCACCAACGACAAGCGCGTGCCCGGCGGCTCCACCATCACCCAGCAGGTGGCCCGCCAGTTCTTCCTCAGCTCCGAGTACAGCTATACCCGCAAGCTGGCCGAGATCCTGCTGGCGCGCAAGATCGAGTCCGAGCTGAGCAAGGACGAGATTTTCGAGCTGTACCTGAACAAGAGTTTCTTCGGCAACCGCGCCTACGGCGTGGCCGCCGCCGCCGAGTTCTACTACGGCAAGAAGCTGGGCGAGCTGGACCTGGACGAGATGGCCTCGCTGGCCGGCATCCCCAAGTTCCCGTCCTCGGGCAACCCGATCTCCAACCCGGAGCGCGCCCGCCAGCGTCGTGACAACTATGTGCTGCAGCGCATGGCCGACCTGAAGTTCGTCAGCCAGGCCGAGGCCGATGCGGCCAAGGCCGTGCCGATGCACGCCACCGCCCACGAGCCGCCGGTGCAGGTCGATGCCCCGTACGTGGCCGAGCTGGTGCGCCAGGAAATGATCGCCCGCTTTGGCGGCGACGTGGTCAACAAGGGCTACCACGTCACCACCACGATCGATTCGACCCTGCAGACCGCCGCCAACCTGTCGGTGCGCGACGGCCTGCTGCTGTACGACCATCGCCACGGCTGGCACGGCGTGGAGAAGCAGGTGCAGCTGGGCGCCGGCGATGACGCCACGGCCCTGGCCGAGCACCTGCGTGGCATGTTCGGCCAGGCCGGCCTGCTGCCGGCCATCGTCGCCAGCACCGGCGCCGACGGCAGCGCCACTGTGGTGCTGGCCAACCGCAGCGAGATCGTGCTGCCGGCCGGTGCCGCCAAGTGGACCAACAAGAGCCCGGCCAAGCTGGTGCAGCGCGGCGACATCGTGCGCGTGCGCGCCGGTGCCAAGGAGGGCGAATGGCTGCTCGACCAGCTCCCGCGCGGCCAGTCTGCCCTGGTTTCGCTGGACGCCCACAGCGGCGCCCTGAAGGCGCTGGTCGGCGGCTTCAGCTTCTCCGGCAACAAGTTCAACCGTGCCACCCAGGCCCGTCGCCAGCCCGGCTCGAGCTTCAAGCCGTTCGTCTACGCGGCCGCCTTCGACAAGGGCTACAACCCGGCCTCGATCGTACTCGACGCCCCGGTCGTGTTCCGCGACCGCCGCGGCAAGACCTGGGCACCGCAGAACGACGGCGGCGGCTTCCGCGGCCCGATGCGCCTGCGTGAAGCGCTGGTGCAGTCACGCAACCTGGTCTCGGTACGCCTGCTTGATGGCATGGGCGTGGACTACGCGCGCAAGTACATCAGCCAGTTCGGCTTTGCCGAATCCGAGCTGCCGCCGAACCTGTCGATGTCGCTGGGTACCGCCTCGCTGACCCCGCTGTCGGTGGCCCGCGGCTATGCCGTGTTCGCCAACGGCGGCTCACGCGTGGACACCTGGCTGATCGACCAGGTCAACGACCGCGATGGCAACCTGGTGTTCAAGGAAAACCCGGCGATGGCCTGCCGCGACTGCGCCGGCAGCAGCGACCAGCCGGTGAACCAGGTCGTGGACGGCTTCAACTTCGGCGCCCCGGCACCCAAGGTCGATGCCACCGCCGCCGCCAAGCCGGAAGCCAAGACCGAAACGCCGGCCGCACCCGCCAACCCGGACGCGCGTACCGCACCGCGTGCGATCGACGCCCGTACCGCCTACCAGCTGGTGTCGATGATGCGCGACGTGGTCCAGCGCGGCACCGGCGCGCAGGCCAAGGTACTCGGCCGCGAAGACGTGGGCGGCAAGACCGGCTCCACCAATGATCACCGTGACGCCTGGTTCTCCGGCTTCGGCGGCCCGTACGTGACCACCGTGTGGGTGGGCCGCGACGACTTCCGCTCGCTGGGCTACCGCGAATACGGTGGCAAGGCCGCCCTGCCGATCTGGATCGACTACATGCGCACCGCGCTGAAGGACACCCCGATCGCACAGAACGAACCGCCGAGCGGCATGGTCCAGGCCACCCTCAACGGTGCGGTGGAGTGGGTGAAGGTGGAAGACATGGACCGCCTGACCGACTACGACCTCAACCTGCAGAGCACCCCGCAGGCTGACGCGGCCGCGTTCGATATCTTCTGA